Proteins encoded in a region of the Methanobrevibacter sp. genome:
- a CDS encoding adenylyltransferase/cytidyltransferase family protein, which translates to MKVMATGTFDILHPGHVLFLEKAKELGGDDAVLAVVIARDSTVEKRKRIPIIPQEQRLEMIKSLKPVDEAYLGHAGDMFKIVEEIKPDIIAIGSDQDHDVEKLQKVLDERGIDAKAMRVDDYMFGELDSTCKIIRRIKHTDFKDKNGEL; encoded by the coding sequence ATGAAAGTAATGGCCACAGGAACATTTGATATACTTCACCCTGGACACGTATTATTTCTTGAAAAAGCTAAAGAACTGGGCGGAGATGATGCTGTTCTTGCAGTTGTAATAGCCAGGGATTCGACTGTAGAAAAAAGAAAAAGAATACCTATTATCCCTCAGGAACAGAGACTGGAAATGATAAAGAGTCTTAAGCCGGTTGATGAAGCATATCTGGGACATGCAGGAGACATGTTTAAGATTGTTGAAGAGATTAAACCTGATATAATTGCAATAGGCTCTGATCAGGACCATGATGTGGAAAAACTGCAAAAAGTTTTAGATGAAAGAGGAATAGACGCCAAAGCCATGCGTGTTGATGATTATATGTTTGGAGAACTTGACAGTACCTGCAAAATCATCAGAAGAATAAAACATACAGACTTTAAAGATAAAAATGGAGAATTATAG
- the argC gene encoding N-acetyl-gamma-glutamyl-phosphate reductase produces the protein MKSAAIIGASGYTGGELLRMLSGHPDVEVTEITSRKLDGEPVHKTHPHIRDTGLVFEDKKPSELDADVVFTATPHGASMKIVPEILETGTKVVDLSGDYRYRDTAVYEKWYAMKHTDKKNKGAFGLPEIYRETIKKADLVANPGCFPTGAILSSYPLVKNNLVERIVIDSKTGVSGAGVNPSSTTHYPNIADNVNPYKISSHRHMSEIQQELHGFDDVKVSFTPHLTPVNRGIQTTSHSFLKEEHLDITPDEIRTLYEKEYGDEYFIKLMDEGEIPHLSSVRGSNFVHIGGFEIDDTGRVVMLSCIDNLVKGASGQAIQNMNILLGIDESAGLTHLGLQP, from the coding sequence ATGAAAAGTGCAGCTATTATCGGAGCAAGCGGATATACCGGCGGAGAGCTTTTAAGAATGCTCAGCGGACATCCTGACGTTGAAGTGACCGAAATCACTTCAAGAAAATTAGACGGCGAGCCAGTTCATAAAACCCACCCGCACATCAGAGATACCGGTTTGGTGTTTGAAGATAAAAAGCCATCAGAGTTGGATGCAGACGTTGTATTTACTGCAACTCCCCATGGTGCATCAATGAAGATTGTTCCGGAAATTTTAGAAACCGGCACCAAAGTAGTTGACTTAAGCGGAGATTACAGATATCGCGACACTGCCGTTTATGAAAAATGGTACGCAATGAAACATACTGATAAAAAAAATAAAGGAGCATTCGGACTTCCCGAAATATACAGAGAGACAATTAAAAAAGCGGATTTGGTGGCAAATCCGGGGTGTTTTCCAACCGGTGCAATTTTATCCTCATATCCTCTTGTTAAAAACAATCTGGTTGAAAGAATAGTTATTGACTCAAAAACAGGAGTTAGCGGAGCAGGAGTAAATCCTTCCAGCACAACACATTATCCAAATATTGCAGATAATGTAAATCCATATAAAATTTCTTCACACAGGCACATGTCTGAAATCCAACAGGAATTACACGGATTTGATGATGTTAAAGTTTCATTTACCCCTCACTTAACACCTGTCAATAGGGGAATCCAAACTACAAGCCACAGTTTCTTAAAAGAAGAACATTTAGACATTACTCCTGATGAAATTAGGACATTATACGAAAAAGAATACGGTGATGAATACTTTATCAAACTTATGGACGAAGGAGAAATACCGCATTTAAGTTCAGTTAGAGGTTCTAACTTTGTACATATCGGCGGATTTGAAATTGATGATACCGGAAGAGTGGTGATGCTGTCCTGTATTGACAATCTTGTTAAAGGAGCATCCGGCCAAGCTATTCAAAACATGAACATTCTACTTGGCATTGATGAAAGTGCAGGATTAACACACCTGGGTCTTCAACCTTAA
- a CDS encoding flavodoxin domain-containing protein, producing MATLIIYYSYSGKTELIAKTLAVNLKTDMVKIRDLKKRSGVKNKLLASIHAFMENKTEIKPAKVDLTDYDTIIFGTPTWAGNPTPAILTIIDRCNLTGKDVILFATMDNNYGDTNIERLEEKAKMRGGRVIESFAISTKNKSPERLIRDIEAIIEMKDLKMYTR from the coding sequence ATGGCTACATTAATTATTTATTATTCCTATAGTGGAAAAACAGAATTAATAGCTAAAACTTTAGCAGTAAATTTGAAAACAGACATGGTTAAAATTCGCGACTTAAAAAAACGCAGCGGAGTTAAAAATAAATTATTAGCATCCATTCATGCATTCATGGAAAATAAAACTGAAATTAAACCTGCAAAAGTTGACTTAACCGATTATGACACTATAATATTCGGAACTCCAACTTGGGCTGGAAATCCCACTCCTGCTATTTTAACAATAATCGATAGATGCAATCTAACCGGAAAAGACGTGATTTTATTTGCTACTATGGACAATAATTACGGCGATACAAATATCGAAAGACTTGAAGAAAAAGCAAAAATGCGCGGAGGAAGAGTTATCGAGAGTTTCGCCATTTCCACCAAGAACAAGAGTCCTGAAAGATTAATCAGAGATATTGAAGCGATTATTGAAATGAAAGATTTGAAAATGTATACAAGGTAG
- the pyrI gene encoding aspartate carbamoyltransferase regulatory subunit translates to MSENNKSELKIKAIENGTVIDHITANKTLHILKILNLPDKEIRNVTVAMNVSSKEMGRKDILKIENRELDHEELNQVALIAPKATINIIRDYKLVKKDKIVLPEKITSIIKCTNPKCITNYENEPITPIFKVVNDCPTVVRCHYCEKLIKTEDIDKQFE, encoded by the coding sequence TTGAGTGAGAATAACAAATCCGAATTAAAAATCAAAGCAATTGAGAACGGTACCGTAATTGACCATATTACTGCCAATAAAACATTGCATATCCTTAAAATTTTAAATCTCCCAGATAAGGAAATTAGAAATGTTACAGTGGCTATGAATGTGTCCTCTAAAGAAATGGGTAGAAAAGACATATTGAAAATTGAAAATAGGGAACTGGATCATGAGGAACTTAATCAGGTTGCTTTGATTGCACCAAAAGCTACAATCAACATTATTCGAGACTATAAACTTGTTAAAAAAGATAAAATCGTATTGCCTGAAAAGATTACATCAATTATTAAATGTACCAATCCCAAATGCATCACTAACTACGAAAACGAACCTATAACACCAATATTCAAGGTTGTTAATGATTGTCCAACTGTTGTTAGATGCCACTACTGCGAAAAATTAATAAAAACAGAAGATATTGATAAACAATTCGAATAA